Proteins encoded within one genomic window of Felis catus isolate Fca126 chromosome C1, F.catus_Fca126_mat1.0, whole genome shotgun sequence:
- the LOC101091386 gene encoding zinc finger protein 684-like, producing KKAYKRKKPFEFNDCGKAFNSKGHLIAHQKIHSGERSFVCSDCGKAFVHEAQLVVPQRLHTREKPYECHPCGKLFTQNSSFTQHVKSHALKNSFECKECGKTFEYSSSLYKRSRFHIGEKSYKCRECGKASVLVMHQRIHTGERPHGCTNCGKALIKKSHLLKHYLTPTAEQHNKCNACGRCFNWKTHLTVHQRTHKHMEAL from the coding sequence aaaaaagcatacaagagaaaaaaaccctttGAATTCAATgactgtgggaaagcctttaaCAGTAAGGGACACCTTATAGCCCATCAAAAAATTCATAGTGGGGAGAGATCCTTTGTGTGCAGTGATTGTGGGAAAGCATTTGTGCACGAAGCACAACTGGTGGTCCCCCAGAGACTTCACACTAGAGAGAAGCCTTATGAATGCCATCCGTGCGGGAAGTTGTTCACTCAGAACTCCTCCTTTACCCAACATGTGAAATCTCATGCACTCAAGAACTCATTTGAATGTAAAGAATGCGGGAAAACCTTTGAGTACAGTTCATCCCTTTATAAACGTTCTAGATTTCATATAGGAGAGAAATCCTACAAATGTAGAGAATGTGGCAAAGCCTCAGTGCTTGTCATGCATCAGAGGATTCATACAGGCGAGAGACCCCACGGGTGTACGAACTGTGGAAAAGCCCTCATCAAGAAGTCGCATCTCCTTAAACATTACTTAACTCCTACAGCAGAGCAACATAACAAATGTAATGCATGTGGGAGATGTTTTAACTGGAAGACACATCTCACTGTCCATCAAAGAACTCATAAACACATGGAAGCTTTGTGA